One Setaria viridis chromosome 7, Setaria_viridis_v4.0, whole genome shotgun sequence genomic region harbors:
- the LOC117862902 gene encoding NAC domain-containing protein 77, giving the protein MVERSVKSEHGGGLFLPPGFRFHPTDEEVITSYLLEKFLNPSFDPQAIGEVDLNKCEPWDLPSKAKMGEKEWFFFCHKDMKYPTGMRTNRATKEGYWKATGKDREIFKPAAAAGAGRELVGMKKTLVFYMGRAPRGSKTNWVMHEFRLEGKSRHNNTKLRFNPKDEWVVCKVHHKNGEAKKPAEEYSASTPNVSSVISDDAGEGDDFLDSMINPMYFNNAGSLPTSTTTVNAAPPQNADYAISSTAAGATTGTTSSFVNLPNYGFNDTTSINNLHQVALANSAAPRSSFSSSWNMLHADHNQAMGSYNLHHQAMVAKALGGVISPNFAGGLPESSVTGILQQNSVGMPQQKLPGNYGEFYANHLKK; this is encoded by the exons ATGGTGGAGCGTAGTGTCAAATCAGAGCATGGAGGCGGCTTGTTTCTGCCTCCCGGGTTCAGGTTCCATCCCACAGACGAGGAGGTCATCACAAGCTATCTCCTGGAGAAGTTCTTGAACCCTAGCTTTGACCCACAAGCCATTGGGGAGGTGGACCTCAACAAGTGCGAGCCATGGGATCTCCCAA GCAAGGCGAAGATGGGGGAGAAGGAATGGTTCTTCTTCTGCCACAAGGACATGAAATACCCGACGGGGATGCGCACCAACCGCGCCACCAAGGAGGGCTACTGGAAGGCCACCGGCAAGGACAGGGAGATCTTCaagccggctgctgctgcaggtgcAGGCCGTGAGCTGGTGGGTATGAAGAAGACGCTCGTGTTCTACATGGGCAGGGCTCCAAGGGGATCCAAGACCAACTGGGTGATGCACGAGTTCCGCCTCGAGGGAAAGTCTAGGCACAACAACACCAAACTACGCTTCAATCCTAAG GATGAATGGGTTGTGTGCAAGGTGCACCACAAGAATGGGGAAGCCAAGAAGCCCGCCGAGGAGTACTCTGCCAGCACGCCCAACGTCAGCTCCGTGATTTCAGATGACGCCGGCGAAGGAGATGACTTTCTAGACTCCATGATCAATCCCATGTACTTCAACAACGCCGGCAGCCTGCCCACCAGCACTACGACCGTcaacgccgcgccgccgcaaaACGCGGACTACGCAATTTCTTCTACCGCCGCGGGAGCTACGACGGGCACGACGAGTAGCTTCGTCAACCTTCCTAACTACGGCTTCAACGACACAACAAGCATCAACAACCTGCACCAGGTCGCTCTGGCCAATTCAGCAGCTCCAAGAAGCAGCTTCAGCTCCTCGTGGAACATGCTTCACGCAGACCATAATCAGGCAATGGGAAGCTACAACTTGCATCACCAGGCAATGGTGGCGAAAGCTCTAGGAGGAGTCATCTCTCCAAATTTCGCTGGTGGTTTACCGGAGTCGTCGGTGACAGGAATTCTGCAGCAGAATTCAGTGGGCATGCCGCAGCAGAAGCTACCAGGGAACTACGGGGAATTTTATGCCAATCATCTTAAAAAGtag